One window of Thermocoleostomius sinensis A174 genomic DNA carries:
- the rpmG gene encoding 50S ribosomal protein L33, whose protein sequence is MASKKGVRIIITLECTECRTNLDKRSPGVSRYTTTKNRRNTTNRLELSKFCPHCNKHTVHKEIK, encoded by the coding sequence ATGGCTAGCAAGAAGGGCGTCCGCATTATTATTACGTTAGAATGCACCGAGTGCCGCACGAATCTCGACAAACGATCGCCGGGGGTTTCGCGTTACACCACAACGAAGAACCGCCGCAACACCACCAATCGGCTGGAACTGAGCAAGTTTTGTCCGCATTGCAATAAGCACACAGTCCACAAAGAAATTAAGTAA